CTCGAATtaggatttacgtatcgtgaccatgccacgggaaccgtacccatggccacagtGATTCATTAATCGTGCCTAAAATAAACTACGGTATTCAAGAGTGAATATTTCTTTCTGAGTTTGAGATGAAATGTAAAGGTTCAAGCGTTATCAAAAAAATTATGCTTATTCGACTCTTAATTCCATGAACCTCACTAGCagattatataaataatatatgaGAGCCAAATTTCAGATGATTGCAAATTAAATCTTGAACAACATAAGTTAACATAATAAATAAAACATGGGAACTAATCACAGAAACATATAAGGAAACAAACCCAGTAAGAAAAAAAAATGCTATTGAAGGAATAGAACCAAAATCGTACTTGGGTCTTTCAATCCTAAAAGGAATAGAAATAAATATTCAATCACATGCACAGGTTTATAAGAAAATATCAACTAAGTACTACAAGCACCTAAAGATAACAACGAACAGATGACATTCTAATTAGTAAGAAAGATTGAAATGATAATAGAGATTAAAAGAAACATAGATTGAACCTTTTGTAGAACCAAAGAGAAGAACTTTTCTCCAATATATTAAAAGGATCTAGAAGCGAGTTTTGTACAGCAGTCATGATGCTTCAGCTATCAATACCAAAACCCAACAACCGGACAAGAATCGAAAATGCGAACAACCTTGAACCAGAATGGAGCTCGACGGCGATGACAAACTCGACggaaggaactcaatttttggaGCTACTGTTTTTCACGAGAAGGGGACTGTTTTTAGATGATTTTTCGCAGTTGGGTTTGGGTGAAGAAAGGGGAGCTGTTTGATGGAGCTTAAGGGTGGTTTAATGGAAGTTTTATGGACTGATTTTAATGGTGAAAAAGATGAGGCTTTGGTGGCGGATCTGCTGTATTGAGGAAGAAGAATCAGTCGAGCAAAAAGGGAGAATTCCCAACCTCGCGTTTTGCTCTCTCCCTTTTTCAAGCCGCTGCGCAGCTTTTTCCTTCTTACTCTCAGGTTCTCCTTTTTAGCTGCTCAGATCTTATGGGCCATTCCGAATTTGGCATCTTTTGTCCCAAAGCAAAAAAAAATGAGCCTAAACTACTAAAATACTACTAAAATATTAACTAGTCCTATTTAAGTAGAGTAAACTATTAAAATAACACTAAATACTAAAACAAgactatttttttttgtatttttaaatgtTATAACAAAGTAAAAGTAAAGAAAATAGGCTAAAGTCATGAAAAAAGTTAAGGTCTGAAAGTTTATGGCTTAAGTCATGGCAAAAATTAAAgtattataaatataaatatactaATTGACCTTAAACTAAagatgaaaatattttttgtgtttttaaattgtaatttgaaGTAAAAATTGACTAAAACTCCATAAAAATTAAAGTTAAgtgaaataaatattttaaacacttaaaaatagctcaaaaacatgatgggtcaaaaattacgtgcttacaaagTTTTGAACCTTCATATTCCAAAACTCGTACTGAACCTTATtgaatcaactcagaatgaactcaaattttgcacacaagtcccaaatgacataacgaagctattccaattcctggaaccacaatccgaatccgatatcctcaaagttaactctcggtcaaacttataaacttttcaaaccttcaaatttccaactttcgccaattagcaccGAAATCTTCTACaaatattcaaatgcaaatccgggtatacgcccgatttcaaaatcatcatccggacctaacggaaccatcaaaactctcatccgaggtcaaatattaaaaagtcaaacttggtcaactcttctaactctAAAGCTTCAATCGTGAAATTCATCataccaaatcaattccgaataacctgaaaaccaaaaccgacgattcacacaagtcataatacatcatacgaaactaATCGAGACTCCAAATAGCTGAACGAAATGCtagtgctcaaaacgaccggtcaggtcgttacaattttGCTTTAGTTGTATTCGTTGCGCATCTGAATACAAATGATACAATCCGGTAACAGTTAAACTATAGTTACAAATGATAATTACGTAAACTATAGTTACTTATATTAATTAGACTTTAAACTGTAGTACTTTATGAAAATttctcttcttcattttctggTTAGAAAAACCTACGTTCAGATTATCGGCAAGACAACATCTTAGACCTAAGTCACCTAACTATAGCTACAAAATGTGCAACCTTTACATTATTTAGCTTTGATCAAAATTTCTGATTTGGAAAAATTAAGAGGCCTCAAAAGAAgactgaaaaaataaaaaaattaaatattcctGGTCTCCAAATTTGAATCAAGTCATCAAATGCCGCCCATGTGTTTTGTTAAACTAAGGATTTgaaattccaaaaatataaattaaaccAAATTTTCCCTTCTAGGCTATATATACGCGAATTCGCGATAGGCAATTAACCATAATTACATACAATCAGCAGAAACCATTAGATTTTTTAGCCACTAATTAAACTTTTAGTTCTAATACCAATTGCCTAATCAAGATCATGGGTGTTGCAACTTTTACCCAAGAGCTTACATCCCCTATAGCACCAATTCGTTTGTTCAAGGCTTTAATTGTGGATTCAAAGTCCCTAATACCCAAACTATTGCCTCAATTTGTTGAGAGTGTTGATTTGTTACAAGGAGATGGTGGAGCTGGAAGTATTGAACAAGTCAACTTCACAAAAGGTTAgtgaatatatattaaatttaattATAACGTAATTATTCTGTTCTTATATAACTTCACTATATAGGAACCTAGTTCGAGATTTTCTCATCTTTATCTAATACTTTTGGAAAAAGATTTTTGAGGATGTCAAATATATGCAACTCCAAGTTTGTTATTAAGTTAtttactagaaaatatttttctgtgTTCGGTTGATAGAGGTGAAAAgtgtatacacacacacacacacacacacacacacacatatatatatatatatatatatatatatatatatatatatatatatatatatatatgaacctTTTGAATATTAAAGATAAAGAATAAATTTATATGTTAATTGTAGCATGTAATATGAATTTAAAGTTAAGATagatataaagaaaataaaatccaTCACTCCATCAATATGATAGAGAAATTAATTTCTCCCTTTTGGatgaaatataattttctttagCAATCAAACACCAAGACGACTTTCtcatagaaaatattttctaaaagaTGACTTCCGACATATCAAATACACCCCGCAAATGAAGCTTAAGGAAAATTCTAACCCCCCTCCTCACAATCTCTAATCAAATGGTTATATAATAATCCTTCTAACGACATTTTATAATAGTCATTATAATGAAATTTAATTAGTGATAATGAAATTTTCGAAATGGTGTGATGTAACGACATTTTGTATCACACCCCTTAGGGTGCAATTCTCGGGATTCTGTATGAATGTGATATACTTTGTGCATCAGGTtatcttttttatattttataataatgTTAAGTTTGGTTTAATTTGCAGGTAGTCCTTTTGAGTTTGTGAAACATCAAATAGATGAACTAGATAAAGAAAATATGGTGTGCAAATACACTATGATTGAAGGGGATGCATTGGGAGATAAACTTGACTCTATTTCTTATGAAGTAAAATTTGAAGAGTCAAATGGAGGCTGCATTTGCAAGATGACAACTAAGTATATTGGATTTGGTGATTTTATAGTCAAAGAAGAAGAAATCAAGGCTGGTAAAGACAGTGCAATTGGCATATATAAAGCTGTGGAATCTCATCTCCTTCAAAATCCAAATCTTTATGCTTAAATTGCTTCGTGTTAATTAAAATGAAGCCTATGGCTGCgattcccttttttttttaaataaagaaatatttatTGTTAAATACATatacagtcagacctctctataactgCTTCCTCATATAACAATcgttcactataaaagccaagtttttCTCGGAAccgatttttatgttatgttataatatatgtcatTTATAACAACATTTCACTATAGCAgccaaaaaatatcggaacagacgaggttgttatagagaggttcgACTGTAGTAGTTCAACCATGGAACAATAAAGAAGCATTTATTGTTATATACTTTATTGTTAAAGGTATATATATAGCAGTCCAAAAAAGATATACAAATTGTGTTCAATTCATGTGTCTTTAATGTTTTAATGCATTATATATTTCAATATTGCTTAGTATCGATTTGGCTATACTTTTGTGTTTTGGGAGGCATTATATAGATTTCATATTATAATCTTACACCACTACTATTTGACTTTGAGCAAATTAAACATGcaagaaacaaaataaaattagaCCTAATAACCTTTTCTAAAGAGTGTAGTTAtaaattattttcttgatttaAATTGCTATACACTAATTTCATTTATATAGGATTGAAAGATAGCTCGAGGTTCAGAACTTATACAAATTGGTTATTAACTAGAAAACAAGGTAACCTATTATTACAGTTCTATACGTTAGTGCTATAAAAAATATGTACAACATTAGGTTACTTAGGAGTAGGTAATTTCAGTTAAAAAAAAGAGGTGTTTACAGTTGAACTCATGATACACATCAAAATTTATTGATAGTGTAAAGATGATAACTAATTAACCTGCGCTATCATGTATTAAAATTTATTGATAGTGTAAAAAGTATCTTCACATTGTCGGCGTATTGAATTTAAATCCAATTTGATAGTTAAAGATTATTTTTACTCTCTCAATGTATAATCCGACCAGATATGCAATGAATCTTGCTTTAGTTTAATTTGACCAAAAATACAGTAATATTGAGTGGCACCTAAACCTGTAATTCCTTTATTCTTATCACACTTGTTGATGACTAGGAAGCCTAACTCCATTAATTATGTGGTTAAAGTAAAGAATAATCATGTGGAGGTGGCAACAATTActattaaaatcataattttactaacataattttttttctctctcaaaaaaaaaataaaataaaaaagagagcAAAAGATGCAACGTATGTAGCGGTGAATCAGATTACTTCTGAGCTTCATATGTTAGTTAATATTCCTTTACTCCAaacaaaaattaaattaattCTTCATTAAAGGCATTAAGCGTCTGATTAACTTAACTAACTAAGTTCCTCATAACTTTATGATCTTTCCCATCCCCTTTTTATGTACTTTAATTAAACAAAAGAACagagaaaaataattaatcaTACTAATCCCTTTGGCATCTAATCATGGGTTTTGTGGATATTATGAATTGTTTTCTAGAGAATATTATGTTTCCTATATCATAGAATTAATTAGTTATCATCACGATTACATGACTAGTAACGAATTTTACCAATAATTCCACTACTTAGCTAATATCTGCTAGACAAATATcacaaattatatttttaatcGGCACTAACTACAGGTTAGTACCAaagtatacaacaacaacaacccagtataatctcactagtgggatctggggagggtagtgtgtacgcagactttacccctaccctggggtagagaggctgtttccgatagaccctcggctccctccctccaagaactctccaccttgctcttgggatgactcgaactcataaccttttagttggaagtggagggtgcttaccactagagcaacccactcttatcTAATTAGTACCAAAGTATGTGACTAAGAATTTTGAATTATGTACATGGACAATGTAGAGATTTTCTTACACTACTAATAAAATTTTATCTGCGATACTAATTATTGTTTATTTATAAACATTAAACATTAATGTTTATTTGGTGCTTATTTATAAATTAACATGTAATTACCTATTAAGTAATctaattatgtaaataatttcTTATACTATTAATATATAATCTTAAACTCGATGATTGATGTATAAGCACATCTCATTTAGATATTTGGATTAGAGCATATGCAAgagtaatgtcacgacccaatttcacctataggtcgtgatggcgcccaacactacagttaggcaaatcaactagtaatttaaatccatattcaattcttttaaaattaaccgagtaattaaactcttcttagtTGCAAGAATtaaaacaatatgaaaagatctggtaaataaaataaccaagaaaataattaaatcaaaacattctactagtgtgtgtgccaaaacctggtgtcacaaatgtatgagcatctagtagattatacaaaacaaaattcataaatactgtctggaatgaaatagacagaataaaaattcaggaagatgcactagttgctgcagaatggctcagaaagcagctcaccactaagcctccggataacgcgggtgcgcgcc
This sequence is a window from Nicotiana tomentosiformis chromosome 5, ASM39032v3, whole genome shotgun sequence. Protein-coding genes within it:
- the LOC104110937 gene encoding pathogenesis-related protein STH-2-like codes for the protein MGVATFTQELTSPIAPIRLFKALIVDSKSLIPKLLPQFVESVDLLQGDGGAGSIEQVNFTKGSPFEFVKHQIDELDKENMVCKYTMIEGDALGDKLDSISYEVKFEESNGGCICKMTTKYIGFGDFIVKEEEIKAGKDSAIGIYKAVESHLLQNPNLYA